CTTGCGGAAGGCCGTCGTCGCTGGCGCTTCCGCTGAGGGAGACGCTTACGGCTTGACCCCGATACGAGGTCGACTGATCAGCTCCGGCATTCACCACCGGTGCCGCATTGGAGGGCGTGCTCCCGCCGGAGCCTGTCACCGTCAAGGTAGGGCGGAGGGATGCCGTCGCGTTCTCGGAGGAGCCGAAGGCGACATCCCGTTCGTCGGGTGCGAACTCGAGGATGAAGCTGTAAATGCCGGGTCCCGTGATCGCGGATGTGACATCGAAGGAAAGGCTCATCCCGGAGGTGATGTTGCCGGTGAAAGTGGCCACCTGTGCGCCCTTCGCCGGGGCATTGTCGGCTGTGATCGTGCTCTCGCTCCAGTTGTTGGCCGCCTGATAGACGCGGATGATCTTGCTATCCGTGGTGAGGTCTTGGGCCTGGGTCAGCCGCAGCACTGCCGAACTCGCCGGACCGCTCAGGGAGCTCGCGTCGAATTGAAGGTAGCTCACGCGCTCGCGGGAGGTGCTTTCCAAACGCAGCAAGCTGTTGTTCGCATTCGCGCCATTTTCCGTATAGGCATCTTGGGTTGCGGAGAGAGTTACCGGCGTGCCGCCGCCGCCCTGCGCAGTGATCGTCACGGCGACCTCATCGGTGTCGCTCAGCGAGCCATCGGAAACGGTGAGGCGCAGCAGATAGCTTCCCGTCGCGGTGAAGGTGGCATTCGTGCTCGCGGAGGCTGCGGAGGAGAAGGAGACCGCGGCCGGCCCGCTGACGCGCGACCAGGCATGGCTGAGCGTGCTTCCCGCGGGCAGACCATCATCCGTCGCGCTTCCGGTCATTCCTAGCGATACGGAAGACCCGCTGAGCACCGCGGAGCGATCCGTTCCCGCATTGGCTACGGGAGCTTGGTTCGTTCCTCCGCTGCTGCTGGTGATCGTTACCATGAGGTCATCGGAGCTGCTCAGAGAGCCATCGCTGGCCGTGAGCCGGAGTGAATAGCTGCCCGCTACCGTGAATGTGGCGGTCGTGCTCGCGCTGCCGGCATTCGCGAAGTTCACGGTACCCGGTCCGCTCACGCGGGACCAGGTGCGCGTGAGGCTCGATCCCGCAGGCAGGCCGTCATCACTTGCGGAGCCGCTTAGAGAGACCGTGGCGTTGCCACCCGAGAGCATGGCGCTTCGATCGGCACCGGCGCTCACTACCGGTGCTTCATTCGTCGGCGTGCTGCCTCCGGTGTTTTGCACCAGTGCGACCCAGTCCAGCGTGGTCGAGTTCGGCGGTGAACCGATGCTGCGTGTCCCCCCGCCGGAGATCGTCGCCCCAGTGATGAGGGCACCGCCATTCCGAGGATCCATCCAGCGCACTCGGTAGGTGCCGCTCGCACCGGAGAGGTTCAGGGTGGGAGCACCGCCGGACGGCAGTTGGATCAGGTAGCTGTCTCCAGCCTTCGCCAGGCAGCGGTTCGCGTTGGGCCCATTGCCACTGACCAGCGTGTTCTGGTTCGTCATATCCTGGAAGGGGACATCATTGTTCTCGAAGAAGCGGATCGCGTGATCGCAGAAGGGCCAGAAATCGCTGCGGCTCCGGAAATCATTCAGCGTGAGATCCGAGTCATGCAGCGCGTAGCCGAAATAGAACTCCACGCCAGCACCGCCGGCCATGATGTTGCCCCAGAGCGCGTGCTCGCGGGCATCGGTATGGCTGCTGCCGGGATCATCGTCCGGGCGAAGCGCGTAGCGGGAGTCACCGGGTTCGTCGGTCGCCACTACCCACGGCTTGCCAGCCGCCACGGAGCGATCGATGTAGTCCTTCGTCATCGCAAAGTTGTCGGTGAAGTCGGACGCATTGAGCTGGAGGGAGAATCCGGTAAGCTTCGAGGCATCGCCCATCATGTTGTAGTGGGTTGCGCCATTGTGGATCACGATGTGGTGATGGTAGGGATCCGTATCGTAGAAGTATTGGGCCCATGCTTGCTTCTGCTGTAGGGTGGCACCGTTGATTTCCTCTCCGAGGTTCCAGTTCAGCGCCAGGTTGTGGCCGAAGCGGGCGATGAGTTCGCGGTAGTAGAGCTTCCTCTGGTTCCCGAGATTGCCGCTGTCTAGCATCAGCTCGTTCTCGGTTTCCTGCGTCTTGAAGTGCAGGTACATGCCTTGCTTCGTGCCGTGGTCGAAGACGATGCCCCATTGGTCGAGCTTCGAGCAGTCGAGACGCGTGTGATCGGAATAGCCGGCGTAGGGGGAGACATTGTCGTCATCGCCCTCGATGCTCAGCGTGAGAAAGGAGAAGGCGTTCAGTCCTTGGTCGTGCAAGTAGTTGACCGCGCCGATCAGTCCCTTGCCTTCGCCATTTCCCCAGGTGGGATCTCCGTTGTTCCAGTCCTGCACGTGGGGTGCATAGTCCCGAACCAGTTCATCGCTGCGGCCATCGGTCTTGAACTCGCCATCGAAGTCCGAGTAAGCGAGCAGGTTTTCAGGCGCATCGACGCCGGCCTTCATGAA
This portion of the Luteolibacter luteus genome encodes:
- a CDS encoding DUF7594 domain-containing protein; its protein translation is MKPVFIVFLLAYSLLGAIAPAASISGELKKWHKVTLSFTGPNTSESATPNPFTNYRLNVRFSHAASGKSYLVPGYYAADGNAANSSATSGNVWRVHFAPDETGTWSYSVSFRSGSNVATDASATAGSATSFDSETGSFGIANTDKSGRDFRGKGRLQYVGKHHLRFAQTGEYFMKAGVDAPENLLAYSDFDGEFKTDGRSDELVRDYAPHVQDWNNGDPTWGNGEGKGLIGAVNYLHDQGLNAFSFLTLSIEGDDDNVSPYAGYSDHTRLDCSKLDQWGIVFDHGTKQGMYLHFKTQETENELMLDSGNLGNQRKLYYRELIARFGHNLALNWNLGEEINGATLQQKQAWAQYFYDTDPYHHHIVIHNGATHYNMMGDASKLTGFSLQLNASDFTDNFAMTKDYIDRSVAAGKPWVVATDEPGDSRYALRPDDDPGSSHTDAREHALWGNIMAGGAGVEFYFGYALHDSDLTLNDFRSRSDFWPFCDHAIRFFENNDVPFQDMTNQNTLVSGNGPNANRCLAKAGDSYLIQLPSGGAPTLNLSGASGTYRVRWMDPRNGGALITGATISGGGTRSIGSPPNSTTLDWVALVQNTGGSTPTNEAPVVSAGADRSAMLSGGNATVSLSGSASDDGLPAGSSLTRTWSRVSGPGTVNFANAGSASTTATFTVAGSYSLRLTASDGSLSSSDDLMVTITSSSGGTNQAPVANAGTDRSAVLSGSSVSLGMTGSATDDGLPAGSTLSHAWSRVSGPAAVSFSSAASASTNATFTATGSYLLRLTVSDGSLSDTDEVAVTITAQGGGGTPVTLSATQDAYTENGANANNSLLRLESTSRERVSYLQFDASSLSGPASSAVLRLTQAQDLTTDSKIIRVYQAANNWSESTITADNAPAKGAQVATFTGNITSGMSLSFDVTSAITGPGIYSFILEFAPDERDVAFGSSENATASLRPTLTVTGSGGSTPSNAAPVVNAGADQSTSYRGQAVSVSLSGSASDDGLPQGSALALTWTRVSGPGTATIANPNAANTGVTFNEAGNYVFRLTASDGQLTSSDDTAVLVVSDIIDNEIPTVSAGTDKSANLSGSTVQVALDGSASDDGQPAGSALQVTWTRVSGPGTVNFANGSSAATAASFDEAGSYILRLTASDGELSDSDDMSVTISGVSGSPIPASFPATHDAYTENGNNINNGILRVENSSRKRISYLQFDLRSAPGPVNSAVLRLTEGDDISSGSMTLRLHAAASNSWTESGITGSNAPAKAGELASFTGDITNGKVVNFDVSSHVRAPGIYSFILEADAIARDVSFASSENSTNSARPVLNIVSSASAASAALSPPPNEAAADEGGISGMSLRLQLLGDASMEISGNGVAGRSYRIERSTDLAGWTIIAMAVAEEDGTVHFADPAPPRGQAFYRIAE